A window of Epinephelus lanceolatus isolate andai-2023 chromosome 3, ASM4190304v1, whole genome shotgun sequence genomic DNA:
GGTATTTGTTTCGGACAACACCGATGACTCTCTCCACGTGGATCCTCAGGTTTGCGAGGGATCTTGTTTCTTCCACATCCTTTGCGTCCAACTGTCGCTGACCCTTTGTGAATGCTGGTGTTCTTACTTCAGCACACATCATCCCTACACTCTCCCTGATGTCAAAACTGCGATCTGCCAACACCATGTCACCTGGCAGAAGTTTATCCAGAAAGCCACAGTTCTCTGTTACTCTTTTGTCACTTGTTTGTCCACCCCAACCTTTGGAAATGAAAGAAATCACTCCTTGAGGAGTTATACCTATTAGGTATTTAAGTGTGTGGCTGTGCTtgtaatgtgaaaatgtttgtgCCCTTGCATGAAGGTTGGATGGCCTTTTAATAAAAACCTCAAAACAGTCTATAATGGCAGCTACTCGATTCCCAAATGTCTCAACAAAGTTATGTGGCATACTGGCTTGCAAAGTGTCTCTGTCTGGCCAATGCACCATTGGAGCCAGGCATGCATACAGAGCATTAATAGTTTGTTGAAATACAGCACTCACTGTTCCTCTGTGCGCATCAAATAGGTGACCGATGTGCTGCAATGGCAGATTCAATCTCAGACGCATGAGAGTGATCAGTAGCATTTGAAACGGAGTAAGCTTTCTTTTCCCCTGTGGCAGAAGGGGAGTTACATAGCACAACAAAGAATAAAAACTTTCATAATTTGTAAGTCCGGTGTAATATTTTACTCTGTTATTATCACACTTCAGAAACTCCTCTGTTATTTCTCTTTCAGCAAGTTTACACTTCAGATTTCTGTTTTCCTCCAGTAGACGGTTGATTTCATCACACCTAAGCTTGCACATCTCGCAATCCTCTTCACACTGGCCATCAGGATGTGGCACTGTGCTCGCTTCATGTTGTGCCCcgttttcctcttcttcttgtgtGTTGTCCTCTCCTTGATGAGACCTCTCCTCCATTCCTTGTTGTGCTCGGTCCTCCACCTGAAGTTGCgccatcctctcctctccttgtgagctctcctctgctctgtccacCACTTTGTCCCCTGCCCTTTCCTTTGTCTTCTCATCTTGGTTTTTATGTCTCTTCAGCTGACGTGCAAATCTGTCTTTGTCAGGAACTTTCACCTCGTTGTGCCCCAAAAGCAAAGACGGCATCCAATCAGGATGAGTTTCCAGCATTTCATATGCAGGTTGTCCTATGCATACAGAAATAAGTGTAAATTAAACCCAATAATGCAAATACTAACATTTCACAAACATTTCGTTAAGATAGAAACAAAGTTGAAGATAGTTTGGATCACAATCTAAAGTGGAGAACACAGTAACGTTGGtgtcaacaaacacagacatacacGTATTTAACGttaccatacacacacaccctgggCCTAAGTTAGACACCAATATGTAACAGCAAAACACCAGAGTACTCACCTGACTGAAAATGAAGAGAACATACTCTCATATGTTCAGGAATACTGTTAAATGCGATGTTTTTTCTCCTTACTGCTGCGACCCACCCGATTCGTCGTCTTTTTGTCAGCTCCTCAACTTgcgggccttcgttttttttcCACTTAGGAAAGGAGAAAAAGCGGATTCCATTGTCCAGTTTTTTGCCAGATGTATCATGTGATCGACTGTGGCAGTTTTTAACGCAGCAGTACTGTCCGACCATGATTACTTAAAATGTTGAGCTCGCTTGAAGAGCTAGCTTCCCGCTTTACacccatagacatatatacaccCGCGTTCCTCTAAAGATGGCGCTGACTCCCCATAATGCAAAGCGGCGTGACGTACCTTCACATTCTCTATTATTACTATCCCGTTTAAATGTTACTAAGGCTTAAAGGCCACTTTGACTGACAGCCTGTCAGCTAGGTCTCACTCAAGTTGACCTCCTTACCATGTTTTGAGGTGCTGAAGCCAGCTGGCCGGAGCCTGTCAGAGATTGTCTGTTTTTGTGCAAATGTCGGACAAATAATAAGGCttcctgagtgtgtgaaatttgttcttcgcatttgacccatcccctgagggagcggtgagcagcagcagtgttgcgctcaggaatcatgtggtgatctaaacccccaattccaacccctgatgctgagtggcAAGCAGGGAGGTAATGGGtaccatttttatagtctttggtatgacccagCCGGGGATCGagcccacgacctcccagtctcagggtggacactctaccactaggccactgagctggttaTCACGCTATCTAGCTGCTAACCGGCAAGACCCGAAGTCCAAACGTAATACAGAAGTGTTAGAATTTAAGGTGATAATACTTTTCTCATtcaatatttttaattattattattagtgtcCCATAGTAAGTGTACATTTCAACAATTCCAAAAGCAGCGACTGTAAACAGAAGcagaaaaacacataaatgtacaCCATTCGTCCTGAAATTTATTTATGAATATATATAGTAGCATATCCCACCCCCCCAAAATTTGACAGTCACAAACCcaaactttattatttttattaatattattgctAAGACAGGTGACTGTGATCAGCTGTAGGCTGTGACATATAACGTTTGCAGCTTGTCTGctgcattcagtgtttttacataaTCTTTGACACTTACTGAACTTAATCGTGTGTTACATAAGTGAATGTGGTATGGCAAAACTATGCATTTGACCATCACATATGAACACTAAGTGTAAATGCAACAGATAGAACATGAATATAAGGACTGTGATGTTCACCACCTCTTTTAACCTTAAATAAAGCGCTGACCTGTTGAACATTAACAAATTTAAGTTGTAATGTTTTcatgtagtaaaaaaaaaaaaaataaaaaaaagtatgtgaGGGTGGAAACCTAACAAATATATTCCTTTACATATCTATCACATATctttaccatagactgtataaaaataatggacgtagtcacagtgacgtcacccattCGTTTCTGAGGAGTGggtttgaagctcaaaatactCGGTTATggacgtcgccatcttggcagtgcctgactccgcccaactcccggacaatcaaaaatgggcaaagaggcaGGCCGAAGGAAGCCTGGTTGCCTAAACACACCCACCTCGCTCTgcgctgctaagttagctaaggctaacaagctaggctaagaAGCTGCGaggctaacaagctacgctactttggctagccctgtggTGCCAGCTCCTTCACGAAACTTGAGGTAAGTTGAGTTTAGCTGAAACTAACGTTATACAACAAACCTTGAAACAATGATTCAGCTGTTATTGAGATTACACAATCTTAAAAAAGcttcaacatttttaaatatataacgctaattatttattacactcattttactttcatatgcacagtgtggaGCATTGGTGACAGCTTTGTCCGgtgtccagagagctgcagagaccttgGGAAGCACCCTCAGTATGCCAGGCGTCcgtgtctgctggtttggctgTGGTGGAGTaataaattctatttatatttgcactccttttatctttgttactgactgaatgttgtatttcacaatcaaatctgactgtAAATTGAAAGGCCAAACAAATCATacactacagataaaacataaagcattaatgtttaacattgtcactgacaaaaaaaataagcagtccatttctgtgtgggcctgattattttaactttgtacttgaagataactaagcaccttacacccagcagcagagcctgagaagattttggagaataacctttgtttgctgctctgttagaagtctagttttaacacagaagaatgtgactggataaaaaggctcaaagtgaaaaacaaagaattagctgaacacaatagttttgaagcccccaaggaggtatcacttgttcgctatgttgccaactctgagagggtcttcctcaggcaaaggTATTGTGACGTTTTTATAGTGAGGCAAACAGCAAGATAATCAGCCAATTATGTGTTACgttttttttagcctcactatatAAGCCTCAATACCGAGCAATACCCACAGAACCTTCTCATATGTCACAACGTCACACATAAATAATACCTCCTACGGGACTTAAAactattcagtgtgcagatatttccttgtttttcacaaaaggagaatagtttctcagtgaattttcttcatttgtcttaaagaaatgttcaaacaaaaccagcttttcatttttttacattctgctaagataaatgcaaacttgggcaaatgttaagacataaatgaaaataactattatattttgtaaatggtttaaatcaccactatatttccaatcatcacaggaaactgatgaatgacagctttaaaaaattgcttttactctaaagtaaattttgtctgatccaTTTTATATAGTAAAAGTTATAAacattacacaaacaaaattaagtcaaagcttgcattcatgaaaacatccatattaaaaggttaaaaaaattacacatgaaataaatgaaaagatttgtaacagtaattataaaaccTATGAATTAGGACCCAGTGTCAgaatttgcaaaatcttaatttcttgtgaaacaacCTCTTTACTGTGGAGTAAATATCACATTGGCCTAGGCATTGTAACTTTCCTCAAGTGTCCTacatgagagaaagatgacaggttaaaaacacaggtagaaaacattgactacagcctgtcttggttaaaagcccactcaccaccaaaatgaacttattgctgagtaagtggctgtcattcataaaatagttttttgtttaagttctgtagatatttgactttatatttgaatgtgattttaaatttaactgtacTATCAAGAAAACTGGAGTAtcaatgtacagtatgcaattcatccacattaaaataattgttgctatcaaaaggaaactgaactgtTATCAAAGCTTGAAAATGAGACCTCCGGTATCAACGTGATTTTACATGTCCTAAATAAAtgcttaataatataataataagctgacaagctaacgttaggtgACCACAGACACCAATACACGCTgctgacaagctaggtggtgacCGTAGTGACCGCAGACACCGACACCCGCTAATTAAtgctaacatataaacataaataaaataatactagaATTTCCGACTTTCACTTACCGAAAAACCTGGAGCACAGACTTCTTGGACGGTCTGTTGGTATAATTAATCGAACAGCAAGCCATATTACTCCAATATTTGCCtgaaaaaaatatccaaaaggcacaaacacggctgagagGACAGGTTCAATGCCTTGAACATGGACATGAATTGGCTGAGATGACGCCGAGCAGACGGCCATGTCTGAGCTCAGCTCCGCACAGCGGAGCCAGCagctagttagcatgctagttagccacccgtgatggtgcgacctgtcactcaaattgaccatgcccttaattatgcgcaatttcaaaccttaataacatttaaatggaagagttagaaaaaaattcaccccccacccacagttgtcatgaaaggggaaattaactatagagaccaaaaccattttttgtaccaggctgtaaacatgtttatttctgctctaaagttgggcattttaacatgggggtctatggggattgactcacttctggagccagcctcaagtggacagtcagtgaactgcagtttttggcacttccgcattggccTCACTCATCTCCCCCGGAGGTTGGGGCTTGATCTTTACATATCTGTGTAAAGTTTTTCCCTAGCTTCCATTACCTTGGTGAAAGAGCATGTTGCtgtattgttttaaatattttttttaaattctgtccTTTAGGCTTGTGTGGTAGTCAAGAGCAATCACATCCTAATATTCATTGATAATGTAATGATTGTAATGATTTAATAACTTAATTACTTTCAGTGGGATAGAAGGAGACCGACAGGTGACGACCAATGATTGTCAAGTGACAATGGGTCaatagcagcagcagtttatagacataaatgtattttatgtctttgtctttttactaATGCAATGAATTAACTTCTAATAAACTCAGAAACATGACTAGGATGTcaagctgtttgtctgtgcccTTCTTTCCGTGTTGTCCTCTCATATAGTCTCCACCATGCTGCTGTGTGGGGATGTTCCAGTCATTTAGAGAGAAGTACGCATGCGCAATTTCTCTACTGACACagagatgagaaaaaaaaatgtttggctAAAGTCAGCAGGAGTAAGCTTAGACTCgctataaacaacaacaaaaaatatgtgAGGTTATCATTCTCAAATACTGCATTAGAGAGTTCAGCCTCCATCGCATCCCCCTGTTGTTCTTGTgctgaaagagagagggaaaaaagacaCAGGAGAAAAGGTTAGGCACACCTATATAGGCCTGGGTCTGACATTGCCTTGTGAGATAAGGTGTGGTCTTTGTTCCCCAACTTAGGGAACTTCATTAGTTGTGAATGTTTAACAAAGTATGACAAGTGGCATCAGTTTGAATTGCGTTTGTCTGAAGTTGTCTCGTGTATTTGGTTGTCTTTTTGACATGTAATGAGTGTGTATATGTCCAGTAAGTATAAAATTTCCCCTAATACTGTATGGGATATGTCTGTGGGTAGACAAAAGTGAGTTGTTGTGTGTGGAGAGTAAACTCAGTCACTGCAGGCACATTTTGGTGCGGACCAGTTTGCCAAGACCAAAAAGGGCAAGACTAGGCTTAGAACAGATTCAATTCCCACCATCTTTGTGCATTACACTGTGGTCAAAAAGAGAAATGCCCCTGCACCACAATGTACCCCTGGACCTCTAGCATCATTGTTATCGCCACTCCTCAACTGTACCATTAATGGTCCTCATCCTGCAGCACTCCTGACATGAGGCATGCAGCATCACTGCAGTATaattccttaaaatgtttacttataTTTCAGTGCTGGGTGCTGTTGTAACTGATGAGCACACCGGAAACCAGCAGGTGGCTCTACCAGCTCTGGTGTATTAATTTGCACTTGTCATAATGACTGACTGGCAAGCCAACTTgcttttgttgtgctaacctcagcattTGCCTACTGTGTTTCATTTCATCTGACAGGCCCTCAAATATTCATCCCTATCTCATaatttatcagactttgatcctgtGTGTGCTGGTCCCTGTGTCCACAGCTATATGTTAATTTGAAAAGGTCTaggctttttaatttttatatcacactattattaatattagcaggggattttaatacaaagttgtAACCACTGTATATGAATGCGTGAATCGGCCAGATCTGCACTCCAGAGGAGAGCCTTCATTAGACTGTGCAAGATCGGTCACTACTGGATTTGGAAgttaatgaactgtaataaatcCTGAGCTCTCTGTACTGCTgctatgaaacaacatgaccctcttCCATTTTGTAATGcctattaatattgtaatattgtaaTGACGGTAACTAGTGATATGcaatgtattatattttgaaagtaacttgcccaacactgtatATCATATATTACATATTCAATGTAATTACcaatataattaatataaaatgcaaTATAATACATATTAAGTATGATTTCTTATCTCTGGAACTATCTGAAACATACCTTGTAAAGTTTTCAATCTCACCAAGGTCCACTCAACACTAATCTGTAGCATCCTCTGTCACTCAGTAGTCCTGCAGCATCACTGCTCCTCCACCACCCAGTGCTCCTACAGTAGgttacaaatatacaagattgtaataaaatgtagtaaaatatatttttaacatgATTTATTGTATAATACAGTAACATAGTGGTGTTTGGCAGTGTACTTGCCTAATCTGTTATCTTATCTGTTAACATTCCATAAATCTACTAATTTAGTGGGGGATAATCCAATAACGCTTGAATGCATATGTTAATTTAGTTGCTGATAATATAAAATTTGAGTCTCTAGATGTCTTCCCCGTTAAAAGTGCATCACAACCGGTCTTTTCTGCTGTAACTAAATTGCGCTGCTAGCATGTGCCGCTTACTTCTGGGAACTGTTGAGAGGCTCTGCGAACTGCCattgctgtggaaaaaaaaaggtccacCGGAGAGAACGGAGGTGAAGCGACTCTATTTAAGGATTCTGGACAGACTGTATGGGACAAAGGCAGAGAAAGACGAGAGGAGAGAGAACAACTAAATTACAACCTGCTGTAGGCCTACATGTTTAACttaaaatgacatgttgaagtttgttttaccagTTTCTTTGCCATGTAATAAATTTTTGTAATCATTGGTCCGGtcagataaaaataaatcagcatcTGATCTTCTCTTGTCCTTCATAGTTATTGTACTAAGTAGACTAATAACGCTAGCTACTGTTAGCCAGCCGGGTGGCTACTAGCTCTGACTTGTGCCATAATAGCATAATGCCTAGTGTTATACATTaaatttagggatgcacaatattagatttttttgcCAGTATCCAATATCCTGACATAACTTTTTGGCTGATATATCTACTTTTTTCCCTACCtcacagaggaagagacctttgtggataaCTCAGCTCCCCATAAAAACCTCCATGCAATAAATGCTAGGGGTGCAATATACCAATATATCAATTTGTAACAACTTATTTAGCCAATAACTGATAcagatatcaatatatccactttttccccatctaattttagtgatcatcaagtctcttctgtagtggaactaatatcatattatgcatgcatactcttattgtggTGGCTAATTTCAGCAGCTATTTTAAGCACATATAGATGGTTGATGACTTATTTGAAATTTcaccactcagcaaaaatgacaTCAAAAGCTGACATCAAAACTTGAGAGCCCTGACATCAAAACTTGAGAGCCCTGccattaatttacatttaaccACACTTAATTAAAATCATAGCATAGGCCTACAGGTGAAAAAGTGGTGGAGTGGTTTGtaataaaatctgattttcatGTAGGTGCAATCTCACAGGGGAAAAACACACTTGGAAGcagcttaaaatgaaatataaaaacatcaaacaggTAAGGCATATTTGACTTGGCCATGACTGTACCTTTCTTTAGctttattcatatttgatttattaaacaaagTAGCTTAAATAACCTGTCATTCCGTGGCTATTTCATTATGTACTGTAGACCAccaatatcatataaaaaactACCGTTCACAAAAAAACGTAGCGCAATGCACATTTGCTCTGATGAGCACGCTCGTCCACGGTGTGTCAGATTTGATATGTGCGGCAGGTAAATGATTGAGTCTAATGAAAAATGGTAGAGTTCAAACTcgggcattaacgactttgatttttttcaggtcgacttatctgtcaataaagtctaagttgagtcgacaagtcatttgatgacgtcatcacattgacacggcggaggaacaacacagacacagctgtCCAACAATGAGCAACTTGTATTAAAGATCTCTGTAACATCAACAATGTACAGTAAAGTGCAGAATGATTCAGGCCTGATTACAGTTTAGTGCAGCAGTGGGATTACTGTcagcaaaaatacaacaataacaTCCTTAGGTTTATATTTAGCCTATAGGCCTATTAACGAAAATCTCTTTCCAACATTCAAAATGTGTTAGAAACAGCAATTAGCtacctgcagaaaaaaaacttgaaagaAACAAGAATCAACAGGCCttttcaaagacattttaaccaaaacaaaacataagcCAATACCTTGGCAGCCAAGACGCACACCATGCGAGCACAGCACTAATATATGGATAACAAAAGGGCGCAttttcattataaaataaatgtaacaacAGAAGAATCAAAACACACTGGCTGCTGAAATTATCATTCAAGCTTTGCCTTGCTTGACTGGTTCACAAAACATTAGTTAGAGAATCATTTTCTTTGTAAAATAACCGAAAATTCAAGCCTTCAGAATTGCAAACCAACACCACTCAGAAAACAACTgagcaataaaaataattaaatcaagTAGTCCTTCTTGCTGTAATATTCTTATTTCACAGTCAATTTAGTCATATTCCTCTTTCACAGTCTTGGCTTTGCGCTCCAGGTTTTCGTGTAGAAAGATGAGAGTATCAACATGTGCTGGATGAAGGCTTGCGTGCTGTCGGGTGATGGTATTCCCAGCCAGAGAGAACACCCTTTCGCTGGGGTTGCTGGTGGCTGGAACAGCCAAGTAGCGATAAGCCAGTTTGGCTAAATGAGGGAACTCATTCTGGTTGCGGGCCCACCACTGCAGTGGATTCTCCATCGTAGGAATTTAAGGTGTTGTGCAATAAGCACGGAACTCCACAGCTGGAGTGGAGTGAGCCTCTTTGCGCCCGCTCTCAAAGTGGGGTCCAAAAAGTTGCTCAAAATCACTTTCCAGTCTGGATTTCTTAATCACCGGCTCAGCTTCATCGTCAGCAGGTTAGACATTATCTTCATCATTTTCACCTGAAGCAAAAATTAATAACACTCAGTTCCACACAGCCAAATTACGGCCAAATTGTTTAAAATATGATTTCAATAGCCACTCAAGCTGTAACCTAATGAAATAAGCTCTCATTGACAAAATAACAATATTTTCACCGGCCAAAATGAATTAATAGCCTAGTCTGGTTTGGCCTTGACCTTACGTTAGGCTACCTGTaacagtaggtgtagcaggTGGCTAGGGTCGGGGTCTGGTGTCTGGTCTCTcatcctgcagcagctgatgCAGGTGGTCGCGGGCATCGTCTCTCGTGCACTCTGGAAGGAACTGGAGTTGTTTGAAGCGGGGTCTAGCAGACAGGCAACTACTGGGATTGACTCTGCGAGGCCATCAGACTCCAGTTTGGAGCGAGTGACCAGCTGTTCTTGCACAGTCGTCTTAAGGAGCGGATTGCACCCATGTCTGATT
This region includes:
- the LOC117245667 gene encoding uncharacterized protein LOC117245667, with the translated sequence MLETHPDWMPSLLLGHNEVKVPDKDRFARQLKRHKNQDEKTKERAGDKVVDRAEESSQGEERMAQLQVEDRAQQGMEERSHQGEDNTQEEEENGAQHEASTVPHPDGQCEEDCEMCKLRCDEINRLLEENRNLKCKLAEREITEEFLKCDNNRVKYYTGLTNYESFYSLLCYVTPLLPQGKRKLTPFQMLLITLMRLRLNLPLQHIGHLFDAHRGTVSAVFQQTINALYACLAPMVHWPDRDTLQASMPHNFVETFGNRVAAIIDCFEVFIKRPSNLHARAQTFSHYKHSHTLKYLIGITPQGVISFISKGWGGQTSDKRVTENCGFLDKLLPGDMVLADRSFDIRESVGMMCAEVRTPAFTKGQRQLDAKDVEETRSLANLRIHVERVIGVVRNKYQILSSKIPIDMVLPCEGEQITLLDKIVVVAYIVVFEKKKTVR